GCTGCGGAAAGCCTGAGTTATCGCCGCTTTTTCGAAGTCACCGGCCTTGTGGGTGTCTGCGTGGAAAAACCGCAGGTGTTTGAAGAAAGCCACCAGCTGATCCTTGATCTGGTCCGGTCAGGGCAGGTTCAGGGATTGCGGATCGATCATGTCGATGGGCTGGCCGATCCGGCTGGTTATCTCGACCGCCTGCGCGAGGCGGCGGGGCCGCAGACCTATATCACTGTCGAGAAAATTCTGGGGGCAGGCGAGGTGATTGCGTCGAGCTGGCCGGTGTCCGGCACGACGGGCTATGAGTTCATCACCGCCCTGTCGCAGCTCTACATCGATGGCGACGGGCTTGAACGCCTTCAGCAGGCCTATAACGACACCGACGCAGGCGCTGCGGACTATGTCAAAGGCCTGCGGGATGCCAAGACCCGGATGGTTCAACGCAATTTCAAGGGTGAAGTCACCCGGCTGGTGGTGCTAGCGCAATCGATTGGCACCGGCCACGGCGAGGACGAGTTGCGCAAGGCGATACAGGAATTGCTGATCGCTTTCCCAGTCTACCGGACCTATGGCTATCACGGTGGCCTTGATGCGCAGGACAAAATCGTCCTGGAACACGTCGTTGCGCAGGCTCGGCTCTGGGGCGTGGACGAGGGAGCGCTTGGTGTTATCGAACGCCTGTTGCTCGGCGGGTTCGAGGCGGAGGCGGCAGATGAGTTCCGCACCCGTTTCCAGCAGTTGAGCGGTCCTGTCATGGCTAAGGCGTTGGAAGATACGCTGTTCTACCGCTACAACCGCCTGATTGCCGCAAACGAGGTTGGTGGTGAACCAGCCCATCCGCCGGGCGGTGTGAGCGCCTTCCACGCCGCAATGGCTGAGCGCATGCAGACCCAGCCGCATGGTCTCACGGCAAGCTCAACCCATGATACCAAGCGCGGGGAGGATGCGCGCGCCCGTCTCTACACCCTGTCGGAAGGGGCGGATGCCTGGATCGACGGTGTGAGCCGCTGGCGCCAGATGCATCGCGGCAATCTCACCTCTTTACTAGACGGTCCCGCGCCCGATCCGAATGTGGAGTGGATGCTGTACCAGGCTTTGGCGGGGATCTGGCTCGCGCCGACCGAAGCTACCGATCCTGCCACGCTGACCGACCGCTTTCTGGCCTATACTGAAAAAGCGCTTCGGGAGGCCAAGGTGCGAACGGACTGGGCCGAGCCAAACGAGGCTTTCGAACAGGCGGTGCGCTCCTATGCCGAACAGTTGGTGTCACCGGAAAACCGAAGCTTCCTGACGGATTTCAGCGATACGCTTCAGCCCTTTATGGCGGCGGGCGAGGTCAACAGCCTCTCCCAGACGCTGATCAAGCTCACGGCGCCGGGCGTGCCGGATATTTATCAGGGAACCGAGGGCAAAGACGACAGTCTGGTCGATCCGGACAATCGTCGCATCATCGATTATCAGGCGCTGGCAGCCGAGGTGAGTGCGCCCGCAAATGAGGGCCCGGTCTCTTTCATTCAGCGCAAGCAAAGGCTGATCCGGGAGGTGCTCGCCCTTCGTAGCCGCCATGCGAGCCTGTTCAATAACGGTGATTACGTGCCGGTGGAGGTCACTGGTCATGCCCGGGATCACGTCATCGCTTTCGCTCGGGTACAAGGCAATGATATCGCGTTGACCATCGCGCCAAGATTGGTGTTTGGCCGGATCGATCCTGAGACGGCAAGGGTTGCTGCGGCGTTCTGGGCGGATACCAGGATTGTTTGGCCTGAGAGCGTGCAGGGACCGTTGCACACTATTCTGTCAGGCCGGTCGTTCAATCGTGAACAGATGCTGGTGTCAGATCTGCTCGACGGTAACGATATCGCCCTGCTGGTGACGCCTTCACTCACTGCAACCGACATTCAGCGATAAGCGGAACCGATCCTGCGCCGGGGTGTTAACCCATCATCCCGGCCAATGGCCCGCTTATGAATGGAGCGGCGGGGTCCCATAGTTGGGCCTATTTGCATAGAA
This portion of the Allorhizobium ampelinum S4 genome encodes:
- the treY gene encoding malto-oligosyltrehalose synthase — protein: MTIPTATYRLQFRNGITFDHAIDLIPHLKSMSISHLYASPIFTATTGSTHGYDVVDANEIDPVIGGKAGFDRMCAALAKADIGLILDIVPNHMAASVENAWWYDVLRNGSRSAYAGHFDIDWSRKLTLPVLGKTLEDALGDGELTIIRDDNADRFSLAYFETHIPLSDESIEQALVSEKTDRATLVEVLASPEKVRALLDAQHWQLQHWKQAAESLSYRRFFEVTGLVGVCVEKPQVFEESHQLILDLVRSGQVQGLRIDHVDGLADPAGYLDRLREAAGPQTYITVEKILGAGEVIASSWPVSGTTGYEFITALSQLYIDGDGLERLQQAYNDTDAGAADYVKGLRDAKTRMVQRNFKGEVTRLVVLAQSIGTGHGEDELRKAIQELLIAFPVYRTYGYHGGLDAQDKIVLEHVVAQARLWGVDEGALGVIERLLLGGFEAEAADEFRTRFQQLSGPVMAKALEDTLFYRYNRLIAANEVGGEPAHPPGGVSAFHAAMAERMQTQPHGLTASSTHDTKRGEDARARLYTLSEGADAWIDGVSRWRQMHRGNLTSLLDGPAPDPNVEWMLYQALAGIWLAPTEATDPATLTDRFLAYTEKALREAKVRTDWAEPNEAFEQAVRSYAEQLVSPENRSFLTDFSDTLQPFMAAGEVNSLSQTLIKLTAPGVPDIYQGTEGKDDSLVDPDNRRIIDYQALAAEVSAPANEGPVSFIQRKQRLIREVLALRSRHASLFNNGDYVPVEVTGHARDHVIAFARVQGNDIALTIAPRLVFGRIDPETARVAAAFWADTRIVWPESVQGPLHTILSGRSFNREQMLVSDLLDGNDIALLVTPSLTATDIQR